TCATCTTTCTTATCATCATAATTATTTTCAGAACTAAGTTCACCAATATCCAAATCATATTGTCCATTTATTTCATAATAAGAAGCTAAATCACCTGCAGAAACTGCATTTACTCTAACACCAGCAGTTGTAATAGCCACAACTTCAATATCCCGATACCTTTGGCAAGCTATTGCAAAATTTTCAATTTTTGCAGAGGTAATAAGCCCGCTTAACTTATTAGTTCGTAAATCAAGATTTTTATAAAAATCACAAGACAAATCTTTTAAGAAGTCTAAAATGCCACTATCTTCATATTTATCAATATTCTCTTGAGATAATTGATGATTAAACACAGCAGCTAAATCTTCATTGTATCCTCCATTTAACCAAGAACTTACTATACCATTCTTTTTTGAAGCAAATTTAACAAGTAGGGTGTTAGAATTCTTTAATACTTCATCACCATCACTTGTTTTTTGTAATAATTTAAAATCTTTGTTTTGATTAAATGTCATATAAGTTCCTCAAAATAGAATAAAATAAAATTTTTAATTTAATTTCTTTCTAATAATACTTTATAAAAAATAAAAAATTTAATTTCTTTCTAATAATATTTTATAAAAAATAAAAAATAATAATTTAACATCTATAATTATTTATTTTAAATCTTTAAAAAATAAAAAAATAAGTAAATTTATAAAAGTCTTTCAGTCTCTTTTATAAACTTTTCAGCTTGAATAATCCTTTCATGAGCAATTTCTTTAGAAATCGTATCAATAGCATCATAATCAGCATTCTTTACATATTCCCTACCAAAAATACTAATTAAAGACTTATGAGAACTTATATCATAGCCATCTTTAACTAATAATGCTAGCTGATAAGAACATTACATAATAAGACCTACCTAATGAATCACCATATTGACCAATTTCATACAATACCTTATGGAAACTAATTTACTTTTTGCTTTATTAATAAATGCTTTACTTTCATCCAATTACTACACCATCCTCTAAAACATTAGTTAAGAAATTAAAGTCCTTTGTTTCATTAAACTGTTTTTCAGATAAAACATATGGGGAAATAAGCTCTTGTTTATCTAAAACAACTTTAAAAACCTCATCAGTAATTAGAGAATCAATTTGTTCCCACTCATTAGAAATAATCAAAATATCAATATCAGACTCTTCACTATCTTCCCCACGAGCTACAGAACCAAATAATATAATCTTTATAATTTTATCTGATTTAATAGCCTCTGCAAACTCACGAGCAATTTCAACACGATTATTCATTATATAACCACCAAAAGATTATTTCATATAATAGATAATATAAATTTTATAAATTATAAATATTATCATATTGTAACTCTGAAAAAACACAAATATGATTTAAAGTAAAGAAAAAAATAATTTGATAAAAAATAAAAAACTTAATTAATCCTTTTTAAATCTAATTAACTTTAAAAAAGAAAACTTAATTAATCCTTTTTAAATCTAATTAACTTTAAAAAAGAAAACTTAATTAATCCTTTTTAAATCAAATTAACTTTAAAAAAGAAAACTTAATTAATCCTTTTTAAATAGAATTAACTTTAAAAAAGAATAATGATTAAAAATCAGTTAATTTTCAATCATTATCAGTTTATTCCATTTAAAGGTCTTTATAAACCTTAGCTAATCCCCATCCTTCACCAGAAGAAGTACTAAGATCATGTGTTATTAAGAAAGAACCTTAGTCAGAAAGGCTAATACTTTCACTTTCAGATGAATTACCAGATAAATATTTTACCTTTGCCCTAGTAAACATCTTTTTAAACCAGTCATACAATACTACTAAAAGTACTGCATTTGTTACACCATGAGTTAAATCATAGCTAAAACCATTGATATATAATGCAATTATTGGACTTATTTCTAAAGCTGTTCCAGAATAGAAGATTGCAGAAACATCTGTAATCCATCCATATAATAATCCCCATAGCAATCCAAATACAATCCTGAAAGCTACATTATCAAATTTAGAAGCAAATAAACCTGCAGTTGCCCCCATAAGTCCCCATGCAAGCATCTGGAAGAGGACCCAATATCCCATTCCCATAAATAAACCTGATACTAATGCAGTTAAAGCACCTACTAAAAAGCCTTCTTCCTTAGAAAAAACAGCACCAACCATTATTATAATAAATGATGCCATATTTACAGCAGGAATTGACATAAGAATAAGACGCCCTACAACAGCAACAGCTGTTAAAACAGCGATCAATACAATTGATTCAACTGTTGGCTTTTTTTGCTCATACATTT
The sequence above is drawn from the Methanobrevibacter olleyae genome and encodes:
- a CDS encoding nucleotidyltransferase domain-containing protein, whose amino-acid sequence is MNNRVEIAREFAEAIKSDKIIKIILFGSVARGEDSEESDIDILIISNEWEQIDSLITDEVFKVVLDKQELISPYVLSEKQFNETKDFNFLTNVLEDGVVIG
- a CDS encoding ECF transporter S component, whose protein sequence is MSAMDEMLTNASASTSELVNGPIFTITMVIFLILLLAGLIYAVFKMYEQKKPTVESIVLIAVLTAVAVVGRLILMSIPAVNMASFIIIMVGAVFSKEEGFLVGALTALVSGLFMGMGYWVLFQMLAWGLMGATAGLFASKFDNVAFRIVFGLLWGLLYGWITDVSAIFYSGTALEISPIIALYINGFSYDLTHGVTNAVLLVVLYDWFKKMFTRAKVKYLSGNSSESESISLSD